In one window of Ruminococcus albus AD2013 DNA:
- a CDS encoding alpha-N-arabinofuranosidase has product MKNFKMLVNANDKTGHINREIYGHFSEHLGRCIYGGIYVGEDSSIPNIHGIRKDVIEAFKQIKMPVLRWPGGCFADEYHWKDGIGDKSTRKKMVNTNWGGVVEDNSFGTHEFMELCELVGCEPYIAGNVGSGTVQEMAEWIEYMTFDGISPMSELRKKNGREKPWKLKYFGIGNENWGCGGNMRPEYYLDQYRQYQSYCKNYSGNELFKVACGPGGGGEDWYNWTQVLMKNLNPDQAQGISFHAYNVPNWVDKGSSTEFDANDYYTILNLANYVDVMLTRHTEIMNRYDPDNKIGLIMDEWGNWFNVEPGTNPGFLYQQNTMRDAIVAAMQLNIFNRHCKRVIMANIAQVVNVLQAIILTEGEKLVKTPTYHVFDMFKAHQDAECVYCHTDNENCCGGKSVPMISSSASVKDGVMTITLANCSIDDDAELSCDICNFDAKEVKAHILTEDVHACNTFDDPEKVAIRPHDVKLENSKLTVKLPACSVVEITLN; this is encoded by the coding sequence ATGAAAAATTTTAAGATGCTTGTTAACGCCAATGACAAAACAGGCCACATCAACCGCGAGATATACGGACATTTCTCCGAACATCTCGGCAGATGTATATACGGCGGTATCTACGTGGGCGAGGATTCATCAATACCCAATATCCACGGTATCAGAAAAGACGTTATTGAAGCGTTCAAGCAGATTAAGATGCCTGTACTCCGTTGGCCGGGCGGATGCTTTGCCGATGAATACCACTGGAAAGACGGCATAGGCGATAAGTCTACCCGTAAAAAGATGGTAAACACTAACTGGGGCGGCGTTGTTGAGGATAACAGCTTCGGTACCCACGAGTTCATGGAACTCTGCGAACTGGTAGGCTGTGAGCCCTATATCGCAGGCAACGTAGGCAGCGGCACCGTTCAGGAAATGGCTGAATGGATAGAGTATATGACTTTTGACGGTATATCTCCCATGTCAGAACTGAGAAAGAAGAATGGCAGAGAGAAGCCCTGGAAGCTGAAATATTTCGGCATAGGCAACGAGAACTGGGGCTGCGGCGGAAATATGCGCCCCGAATATTACCTCGACCAGTACAGACAGTACCAGAGCTACTGCAAAAATTACAGCGGCAACGAGCTCTTCAAGGTAGCCTGCGGTCCCGGAGGCGGCGGAGAGGATTGGTACAACTGGACACAGGTGCTGATGAAGAACCTCAATCCCGACCAGGCACAGGGCATATCCTTCCACGCATACAACGTTCCCAACTGGGTAGACAAGGGCTCTTCCACAGAGTTTGATGCCAACGATTACTATACCATACTCAACCTCGCTAACTACGTTGACGTTATGCTGACCAGACATACCGAGATAATGAACCGCTACGACCCCGATAACAAGATAGGTCTTATCATGGACGAGTGGGGCAACTGGTTCAATGTTGAACCCGGCACAAATCCCGGATTCCTTTATCAGCAGAACACTATGCGTGATGCTATCGTTGCAGCTATGCAGCTGAATATCTTCAACCGTCACTGCAAGCGCGTTATTATGGCTAATATCGCTCAGGTTGTCAACGTTCTTCAGGCTATAATCCTCACTGAGGGCGAAAAGCTTGTCAAGACTCCTACATACCACGTTTTCGATATGTTCAAGGCTCATCAGGATGCTGAGTGCGTATACTGCCATACCGATAACGAGAACTGCTGCGGTGGCAAGAGCGTTCCTATGATATCTTCTTCCGCTTCCGTAAAGGACGGCGTTATGACTATAACTCTCGCAAACTGCTCCATTGACGACGATGCCGAGCTCAGCTGCGATATCTGTAATTTCGACGCTAAGGAAGTTAAGGCACATATCCTCACCGAGGACGTTCATGCCTGCAATACTTTCGATGATCCCGAGAAAGTCGCTATCAGGCCTCACGATGTCAAGCTTGAAAACAGCAAGCTGACCGTTAAGCTTCCTGCTTGCTCGGTAGTCGAGATCACTCTTAATTAA
- a CDS encoding glycogen synthase: MKILYTASEGLPYSASGGLADVAGSLPAALNALGQDCRVVLPLYGSIRQELRDRLNYITNFTVPVAWRNQYCGVFVGVENGVTYYLLDNEYYFARNGMYGFYDDAERYIFFSRAVLELLKFIDFKPEVINANDWQTALVPVYYDIFYRYQPGYEDIKTVFTIHNIQYQGQYGLELINDLMGIPLYHTDMLSYDGDVNFMKAAIEVSDRVTTVSPSYAWEILDPWYSHSLDRELVHHQYKLSGILNGISQTIYDPATDKNLARNYSLNDRLGKLVCKKALCDELGIASGKEPIIGIVTRFVSHKGLDLIKYVFEDMISLGYKFAILGSGEKIYEDFFTEMHYRYPDRVGLRLGFVPELSRKVYAGADMFLMPSQSEPCGLAQMIALRYGTIPIVRETGGLRDTIRDAGGENGNGFTFKSYNAHDMLDATVRARAYYDDKMRWERLVSTAFKQDFSWERSAREYIRLYENIN; the protein is encoded by the coding sequence ATGAAGATACTCTATACAGCCAGCGAGGGACTTCCCTACTCCGCATCGGGAGGACTCGCAGATGTTGCAGGCTCACTGCCCGCCGCACTAAACGCACTCGGACAGGACTGCCGCGTTGTACTGCCCCTTTACGGCAGTATCCGTCAGGAACTCAGAGACAGACTGAATTACATCACCAATTTCACCGTGCCCGTAGCATGGCGCAATCAGTACTGCGGTGTGTTCGTGGGAGTGGAGAACGGCGTTACCTACTATCTTCTGGATAACGAATACTACTTCGCCAGAAACGGTATGTACGGCTTCTACGATGATGCAGAAAGATATATATTCTTCTCCCGTGCAGTTCTCGAACTGCTGAAATTCATCGACTTCAAACCCGAAGTCATCAACGCCAATGACTGGCAGACTGCACTCGTGCCCGTTTACTATGATATCTTCTACCGCTATCAGCCGGGATACGAGGATATAAAGACAGTATTTACCATACACAATATCCAGTATCAGGGTCAGTACGGTCTTGAACTGATAAACGACCTCATGGGCATACCACTATACCATACCGATATGCTGAGCTATGACGGCGACGTGAATTTCATGAAAGCCGCAATAGAGGTCAGCGACAGAGTAACAACAGTATCCCCAAGCTACGCATGGGAGATACTCGACCCCTGGTATTCCCACTCTCTCGACAGAGAACTAGTCCACCACCAGTATAAACTCAGCGGTATACTCAACGGAATATCTCAGACGATATACGACCCCGCCACCGACAAGAACCTCGCCCGCAACTACAGCCTTAACGACAGACTGGGCAAACTTGTCTGTAAAAAAGCCCTTTGCGACGAACTCGGCATAGCATCGGGCAAAGAGCCCATCATCGGCATAGTCACCAGATTTGTGTCACATAAGGGTCTCGACCTCATAAAGTATGTCTTTGAGGATATGATAAGCCTGGGCTATAAATTCGCAATACTGGGTTCGGGCGAAAAGATATACGAAGACTTCTTCACCGAGATGCACTACCGCTATCCCGACAGAGTAGGTCTCCGTTTAGGATTCGTCCCCGAGCTTTCAAGAAAGGTATATGCAGGTGCCGATATGTTCCTCATGCCGTCCCAGAGTGAGCCCTGCGGACTTGCCCAGATGATAGCCCTGAGATACGGCACTATCCCGATAGTCCGCGAAACAGGCGGTCTCCGCGATACCATACGCGATGCAGGCGGCGAAAACGGCAACGGCTTCACTTTCAAGAGCTACAACGCTCACGATATGCTCGATGCCACTGTACGCGCAAGAGCGTACTACGACGATAAAATGCGCTGGGAGCGCCTGGTATCTACCGCATTCAAGCAGGATTTCAGCTGGGAGCGCTCCGCCAGGGAGTATATACGTCTCTACGAAAATATCAATTAA
- the glgD gene encoding glucose-1-phosphate adenylyltransferase subunit GlgD, producing the protein MEVNMGNVLGLVFANMHDTTLGDMTKNRTMGSVMFGGRYRLIDFPLSNMVNSGISEVGVITKSNYQSLMDHLGSAREWDLARKKGGLYILPPFGNVESTLYRGRIEAIYGAMNFITHSAAKYVVLTDCDVITNIDYKPIVAKHIETGADITVVSHTGPYTSEDLKTATVLNTNDEGQVTSVLIQPELSGTCTCSLNMFVMSMEFIVDMIKDSIARGKVSFEKDILQERCNELKIMAYEYKYYFSKLNSTDTYFKANMDILDPENARKLFVPKRSIYTKVSDNAPAKYDLDSIVKNSLVADGCIIEGEVENCVLFRGVKVGKGAKIKNCILGQGTVVGDGAQMNYVITDKDVTVAPKHVLTSTADYQMYVSKGATV; encoded by the coding sequence TGATATGACAAAGAACAGAACTATGGGTTCTGTAATGTTCGGCGGAAGATACCGCCTGATAGATTTTCCCCTCTCAAATATGGTAAACAGCGGTATTTCCGAGGTAGGTGTGATCACAAAGAGCAATTATCAGTCTCTTATGGATCACCTTGGAAGCGCAAGAGAATGGGATCTCGCAAGAAAGAAAGGCGGACTTTATATACTTCCTCCTTTCGGCAATGTTGAAAGCACACTTTACAGGGGCAGGATCGAAGCAATCTACGGCGCGATGAATTTCATCACACATTCTGCCGCAAAGTATGTGGTACTGACAGATTGTGACGTTATCACAAATATCGACTACAAGCCGATAGTTGCAAAGCATATCGAGACTGGTGCCGATATAACCGTAGTGTCACACACAGGACCATATACCTCGGAAGACCTGAAGACCGCCACCGTACTGAACACAAATGACGAAGGTCAGGTAACCAGCGTGCTCATCCAGCCCGAACTCAGCGGCACCTGCACCTGCAGCCTGAATATGTTCGTCATGAGCATGGAATTCATAGTAGATATGATAAAGGACTCCATCGCAAGGGGCAAAGTTTCCTTCGAGAAAGATATCCTTCAGGAAAGATGCAATGAGCTGAAAATAATGGCTTATGAATACAAGTACTATTTCAGCAAGCTCAATTCCACCGATACATACTTCAAGGCAAATATGGATATCCTCGATCCCGAGAACGCAAGAAAGCTCTTCGTTCCCAAGAGATCCATCTATACCAAGGTAAGCGACAACGCACCTGCTAAGTACGATCTCGACAGTATCGTCAAGAACTCTCTTGTTGCAGACGGCTGCATAATCGAGGGCGAAGTTGAGAACTGTGTGCTGTTCAGAGGTGTAAAAGTCGGCAAGGGCGCAAAGATCAAGAACTGCATCCTCGGACAGGGTACTGTTGTAGGCGACGGCGCACAGATGAACTACGTCATCACCGATAAGGACGTAACCGTTGCTCCCAAGCACGTTCTCACAAGCACCGCGGATTACCAGATGTACGTATCCAAGGGCGCTACAGTATAA